In Bacillota bacterium, a single genomic region encodes these proteins:
- a CDS encoding 30S ribosomal protein S18, translated as MARYDRRRGKKRVCNFCVDKVDSIDYKDTARLRRYITERAKILPRRITGNCARHQRQLTVAIKRARTMALLPFNME; from the coding sequence ATGGCACGCTACGACCGGCGGCGAGGTAAGAAGCGCGTGTGCAATTTTTGCGTTGACAAAGTCGACAGCATTGACTATAAAGACACGGCTCGGCTCAGACGGTACATTACCGAACGAGCGAAGATCCTACCCCGACGCATTACCGGCAATTGTGCCCGGCACCAGCGCCAGCTCACGGTAGCCATTAAGCGCGCCCGTACCATGGCTCTGCTGCCTTTCAATATGGAATAG
- a CDS encoding six-cysteine peptide SCIFF, with product MQGKHIKTVHKGRLQKSLAAGGCGRC from the coding sequence ATGCAAGGTAAGCACATAAAGACGGTTCATAAAGGACGGTTGCAGAAAAGCTTGGCCGCCGGCGGCTGCGGCCGGTGC